In Miscanthus floridulus cultivar M001 chromosome 8, ASM1932011v1, whole genome shotgun sequence, the sequence GTCCTCTTCAACTAATGAAATGTCGATCTCCGGACGACACTGCAGTCCTTGAAGTCTCATCTCCACGTTCCGCATACTAGGCCTGTCTTCTCCCTTCGTCCTCAAGCACATTGCTGCGATTTCTGCCACTTGTTTgccttcctcttctccttcttggaTGACCTGCTCTTCTAGTATCTCACTGACCTTGCCTTGATTCAGTAACGTGACAAAGTGTTCCACGAGACCGACATCATTAGGCGAAATGTACACGATCGGCTTCTTTCTTGTTAGAAGTTCAACAAGCATGACACCGTAGCTGTAGACATCACTTTTGTCAGTCAATCGCCTTGTGTAGTAGTACTCAGGATCCATATATCCAAATGTTCCTTGTATGCTAGCCGTCACTCCTGATTGATCGATTTCGATGCCTCTAGAGGCACCAAAGTCCGACACTTTCGCCGTCAACCGATCGTCAAGCAGTATGTTGGATGTCTTGATGTCCCTGTGCACCACTGACGTTGAAGCGGCTGCGTGAAGATAGGCCAGAGAACTAGCAATTTCAGAGGCGATACGCAGCCGATCTTTCCATGCCAATGGGTTTTGATCAGGGCTGTCGACATGAAGGTGGGCATAAAGTGTCCCATTTGGAATGAACTCATAGACCAACAACGGAACTTCTGTCTCAAGACAACATCCGAAAAGCTTCACTACGTTTCTGTGGTTTATTTGCGAGAGGATGGCAACTTCATTGATGAATTCTTCAATCTCCTTTTGAATCACAAGTCTTGACTTTTTAATGGCAACGACACGTTGATTGGAGAGTATGCCTTTATAGACCGTGCCATGCCCTCCGCCGCCGAGGATGCGCGACTCATCAAACTTATTTGTTGCCTTCTCAAGCTCCTCCAAGCTGAAGATCATCCCTTGGGCGATGTCTTTATCAACCAGTTGCTGAAGCAGCAACCCGCGGTTTTGCCTGAAGAATTTCTGCCTCATTTTCCTGGCTTTATGAATCTTGAGCCTTTTTGTTGCAAAGATGGCACCAAGAACCAGAAGCAAAAGGAACATACCAATGCCAACCCCCATAGCCAAAAATGCGCCTGCGGAAACATATCATGTCACACCCTCGGATGTCATCAAtccttgatttttttttcagaagAGAAGGTAGTTGGATCAAGCTTACCAGCTGCGAGATGCCTTCGAGCTCCCCGGCAGCCACCTCGCACGTAAGGGTTGCCGTTGTAGCCGTCCTTGCACTGGCAGAAATAGCCGTCGGCGCTGCCCGTGGCGTTGAGGCACTCGCTGTTTCTGCTGACGCAGCCAAAGCCGGGCAtcttcgccgccgccgcgcatGACGACGACGTGTTCAGCGCCCAGTCCAGGAGGGCCGGGATGACGAACCCGGTGGCATTGCCGCCGGCGGAGAGGAGCGACAGCTTGACCGGAACCACGTTCTCCCTGTCGCGCCACCACTCGTGCTCCACCATGAACACGTTCGCGCCGGGCGCCACCCACGCCGGCCGCCGAGCCGTGGCGTTCTCCTGCAGCCAGGAGAACCGGACGCCGAAAGACGACGACGTGAGGCCGCCGCCCGTCGTCGGGATGGGCGCTTCGCAGCAGCCGGCGCCGTCGCACGGCCCGTGCCGGAGCTTCCGCTGCGCGGCGCCCGGACAGGACGGCGCGCACGAGGTGAACGTGCGGGCCGCGTTTCCTTGCCGCGCGGGCGCGGTGGCCTGGAACTGGAAGCCGCagccgacgaggacgaggctgTTCCGCGCGGCGGAGAGCGCGTACTGGGAGGACTGGCGGAGGTCGGCGGGGAGGGCGTCGACCCTCGCGTCGCTCGtagtgccggcggcggcggcagggaagGACCACACCGTGCTGCGGACGCGCACGGTGCTGTTCCGCAGCGATATCTCCAGCACCTCCGGacccccgccgccgctgcccaggGAGAGCTTCGGTGGGCGGTACGCGCGGTCGCAGGTGACCTCGAAGCCCGCCCGATGGCAGCCGTTGCTGGTGCCGAAGCCGAACGGGTAGGGCACCTCCACGTCGCCGCACTTGCTCTCGCAGCCGGCCATgttcgccgcagcaaccgccgtcCACGTGGTTCCGGCCGTCGTCGcgagctgcagcagcagcagctggacgGCGGCGCCGGCGAGGCTACACATCGCCGCCATGTCATGTCACTGCGGGGACTGCAGTGCACCAGTGCGTGAGCTGCGCAGCAGGTACGTACGTACGGTAGGTAATCCGTGCATGACCTGGTCTCCGTTTCTGGCGCGTCAGGAGAAACTTTGGCCTATTCAAAGTACACCACCAGCACTCCAGCAGCAATTGGTGGTTTATTTGCCTTGAAAAGCAAGCAGGTGAGACCGTAACTTCGTGCAAAATATAAGTTACAGTGCTGGTGACCTGCAGGTCAAGCTCGAAATGCTTATCTACTATCTCTGACATTGATGCATGCGTAGACATGAACGAGCGCTTTT encodes:
- the LOC136469442 gene encoding wall-associated receptor kinase-like 6: MAAMCSLAGAAVQLLLLQLATTAGTTWTAVAAANMAGCESKCGDVEVPYPFGFGTSNGCHRAGFEVTCDRAYRPPKLSLGSGGGGPEVLEISLRNSTVRVRSTVWSFPAAAAGTTSDARVDALPADLRQSSQYALSAARNSLVLVGCGFQFQATAPARQGNAARTFTSCAPSCPGAAQRKLRHGPCDGAGCCEAPIPTTGGGLTSSSFGVRFSWLQENATARRPAWVAPGANVFMVEHEWWRDRENVVPVKLSLLSAGGNATGFVIPALLDWALNTSSSCAAAAKMPGFGCVSRNSECLNATGSADGYFCQCKDGYNGNPYVRGGCRGARRHLAAGAFLAMGVGIGMFLLLLVLGAIFATKRLKIHKARKMRQKFFRQNRGLLLQQLVDKDIAQGMIFSLEELEKATNKFDESRILGGGGHGTVYKGILSNQRVVAIKKSRLVIQKEIEEFINEVAILSQINHRNVVKLFGCCLETEVPLLVYEFIPNGTLYAHLHVDSPDQNPLAWKDRLRIASEIASSLAYLHAAASTSVVHRDIKTSNILLDDRLTAKVSDFGASRGIEIDQSGVTASIQGTFGYMDPEYYYTRRLTDKSDVYSYGVMLVELLTRKKPIVYISPNDVGLVEHFVTLLNQGKVSEILEEQVIQEGEEEGKQVAEIAAMCLRTKGEDRPSMRNVEMRLQGLQCRPEIDISLVEEDQLNELNGLTIRGGNNGNAGDNYCSRHYSIEEEILLSASLER